CCGTGGCTGATCCTCGCCGAGCTGCTCCCGTCGTCGTTCGTCGAGCCGCGCGGCGGCGAGTCGATGAACGTCTACCGCAGCGCGCTGATCACGACGTTCACCAACGTCGCCGCGCTGCCGCAGGACGAGTTCCACCGCGTCCTCTCGGGGACGCAGAACGCCGCGCTCGACACCGCGCTGCGCAACGTGCGCTTGGCGCTGCGCGACGCGCTCGAAGCGGCAGCCGCCAAAGCGTAGCGAGGTTCCCTAATGCTCGCCGTCCAGCTTCCGCACGTCGGCGAGCTTATCGTCCCCGGCATCTTGTTCTTCGTGATCGGGATCGGGTTGATCGCGATCGCGCAGTTCTGGCCGGAGTCGGGCAAGCCGGTCGTCACGCACGTCACGCCGGTCGAGCGCATCCCGCTCGGCGCGCGCGAGGCCGGCGAACAGACCGGCGCGGTCGTGCACGTCACGCGCAGCATCTCGTGGCCGACGCTGCTCGACCGCGACGCCGGCGAGCTCGACGAAGCCGAGCGCCGCGTCGTGCTCGACGGGCTCGGGATCGTCGGCGACGGCTGGTCCTCGGAGATTCTCGCCAAAGCGTTCGACGAAGAAGAAGGCGAGCTGCGCGTCGCGGCGATCGAGTCGCTCGGCCGCTCCGAAGGCGAGATCGTCGCGCCGACGCTGGAGCGCGCGTACGCCTCGTACGTCGTCGCGGAACGCTACGCTGCGATCGACGGCGCGTCACGCCGCGGCGACATCGCGCTCCTCGAGCGCGCGCTGCGCGACACCGACGAGACCGTCGCGCTCGCCGCGGCCTACGGCCTCCACCGCGCCAAGCGCGACGACTTGATCGAAAGCGGCCTCGCCGGCCGCGACGACGTGCGCGCGAACCAAATCCGCCACGTTCTCACGATCCTGGCGTAAGCGAGGAATCAGATCGGCGGAATCTTCCGGTGGAAGTACTCCGCGATGACGTGCTGCGCGATCGGCGCGGCGACGCTCGCGCCGTAGCCGCCTGATTTCTCCATGAACACGGCCATCGCGATCTTCGGGTGATCCGAGGGTGCCCACGCGACGAACCACGTCGTGTTCGGTCCGTTTCCGCCCTCCGTCTCGGCCGTTCCCGTTTTGCCCGAGAACGGCAAGCCCGGAATTTCGAGCCCGTACGCGGTGCCCCACGGCTTGGTGACCTGCGACATCCCGACTTGTACTTCTTTGATCGACTCTTGCGTGACCGGGACTTTGCGAATCACCTCGCGGCCGACGCGCCAGAGAACCTTGCCGCGCGGCGAGCGGATCTGCGCGACGATGTGCGGCTTGTAGAGCGTCCCGCCGTTGGCCACGGTCGCCGCGACGCTCGCGATCTGAAGCGGCGTCGCCTGCATCGAGCCTTGCCCGATCGCGAGCTGGCAGGCGTCGCTCTTTTCGAGATGATAGCCTTTGCCGAACGTCGCTTGCACCCACTCCTCGGTCGGCCAGTTTCCCGGATACTCGCCGGGCAGATCGATTCCGAGCTTGGAGCCGATTCCGTACTGCGTGGCGTAATAGCGCAGCCGTTCGTTCTGCAGCCGCCAGCCGAGCTGGTAGAAGTAGCCGTCGGACGATGCGGCGAGCGCGCGCTCGAACCCGACCGTGCCGATCCCGCCCGCCGCGATGTCGCGGAACAGCGTGCCGTAGCAGTACCACGCGCCGGAGTCGTAGAGCACTTGGTGCGGCTTGATCACGCCGCTGCTGATCGCGCCGGTTCCGGTGACCATCTTGAAGGTCGAGCCGGTCGGCGACGCCGCGCCGATCGCGCGATCGTAGAGCGGGTTCAACTTGTCGCTGAGGAGGCGGTTGTACTCCTTCTCGTCGATCGGCGTCGCGAACTCGTTGGGGTTGAACTCCGGCATCGAGGCGAGCGCGAGCACGCCGCCGTTCGAGGGATCGATCACGACGACCGCGCCCGAAAGGCGCCGTCCGACGCCTTTCCCCCACTTCGCAAGCTCGGCGGCGAGGTTCTTCTCGACGATCTTCTGCAAGCGCCAGTCGATCGTCGTGACCAGCGTGTCGCCGGGAACCGGGTCGAGCGGCTTGAGCCGGCGCACCAGCGCGCCCGAGGCATTCACCTCGACCTCCTCGCCGCCGGCGCGCCCGTGCAACTCGCGGTCGTACGCGTTCTCGAGGCCGTCCTTGCCGGTCACGTCGTTCGGCGAGTAGCCCATGCGCTTGCGCGCCTGGTACTCGTCCTCGTCGATCACGCCGACGTAGCCGAACAGGTGCGCGCCCAGCTTGCCGTACGGGTAGTTGCGCACCGGCTGCTCTTCCATGTCGACGCCGGGGAGATCGCTCTGCGCTTCGGCGAGCCGCGCGGTCTGCACCGGCGTCAAGTCGGTCGCGAGGATCACCGGGCCGTACGGTTCGTACGTGACGACTTGGTCGAAGTTCTCGTAGTTCTTGTCGTGGTGGTGCAGCAAGCGGTGCTGCAGCTTCGCGACCGGGATGCCGAGCACGTCGGAGAGCCCGGCCAGCAGCTTGTCGACGTCTTTGACTTCGGACGGGATGAGCGCGCACACGAACGAAGGGCGCGAGCGCACCAGCACGACGCCGTGGCGGTCGACGATCAAGCCGCGCGGCGCGGCGACCGGGATGACTTGAATCTGGTTCGCGCGCGCGGCGGCGGCGAACGACTCGCCCTGCACGAGCTGCACGTCCGCCAACCGGACGACGATCGCGACCAGCGCGAACGCGAGGACGACCACGAAGCCGAGCACGCGCGGCAGCGGACGGTCGGTGGGGATGCGCTCGATCGCGGCCATCAGTCGTACCCGTAGCGCTGGATCGTCGTCTTGTCGCTGACCAGCCGCCCCCGCACGACGAGCCAGACGAACGCGATCAGCGCGGTGAGCAGCGCGCGCCACAGCGAGGCATGCAGGTGCGCGACCGCAAAGCCGGGCGGAAACCCTTCGAGCCGCATCGTCGCCCAGAAGATCAGGTCGCGGACCAGCACCGCGAGCCCGCACAGCACCGCTGGGACGAATGCGCCGTCGGCGAACATGCGGCGCGAGAAACCTCCGGCGAGCAGTCCGACGACGGTCGTCGCGAGCGTCCAGCCGCCGCCGGTGCCCGCGAAGACGTCTTCCAGCAATCCCGCCGGAAGCCCGAGCAGCGCGCCGCGGCGCGCGCCGGCGCGCGAGGCGTACAGCACGACCGCGATCGTCACCAGCGACGGCACCGCGCCGCGAAACGCGAACAGCGGGACGACGACGGTCTGCGCGAACGCGAGCAGCGCGGTCCAGCCGAGCACCGGCCAGTACGCCGGTCCGACCGAGATCTCGATGCTGCGGTACTTACTGCGGTAGAACGAGGACACGCGAGAGCGCTCCCAGGTCGGCGGCCGGCTGGACGATCGCGGTTTGGTCGAGCGCGCCGGCCGAGGTCGGTTCGATGTACTTGATGCGGCCGATCAGCACGCCGGCGTGGAACGAGCGGCCTTCGCCCGTCACCACCCGGTCGCCGACGTGCAGCTTCGCGTCCTGCGAGACGTACTGCAGCTTCACCCGCGTCGAGGTGCCGACCGCGATCGCCCACCAGCGGCCGTGCTGCACCACCGCGGGCAGCTTCGAGGTCGCGTCGGTGACGAGCAACACCTTCGAGCTGAGCGGTGCGACCTCGACGATGCGGCCGACGGCGCCGCGGCCGGTGACGACGCCGTCGTCGCGGTGCACGCCGTCTTTCACGCCGCGGTCGATCGTCAGCACGTGCGTGGTCGCTTCGGGATCGTAGCCGATCACCGTCGCTTCGATGCCGCCGGGATGCGCGAGCTTCGCGCGCGCGAGGTCTTGCGCGGCCGGGATGCGCGCCAGCCGCTCCTGCAGCTCGTCGTTCTCCTCGAGC
This genomic stretch from Candidatus Eremiobacterota bacterium harbors:
- a CDS encoding HEAT repeat domain-containing protein — translated: MLAVQLPHVGELIVPGILFFVIGIGLIAIAQFWPESGKPVVTHVTPVERIPLGAREAGEQTGAVVHVTRSISWPTLLDRDAGELDEAERRVVLDGLGIVGDGWSSEILAKAFDEEEGELRVAAIESLGRSEGEIVAPTLERAYASYVVAERYAAIDGASRRGDIALLERALRDTDETVALAAAYGLHRAKRDDLIESGLAGRDDVRANQIRHVLTILA
- the mrdA gene encoding penicillin-binding protein 2, producing MAAIERIPTDRPLPRVLGFVVVLAFALVAIVVRLADVQLVQGESFAAAARANQIQVIPVAAPRGLIVDRHGVVLVRSRPSFVCALIPSEVKDVDKLLAGLSDVLGIPVAKLQHRLLHHHDKNYENFDQVVTYEPYGPVILATDLTPVQTARLAEAQSDLPGVDMEEQPVRNYPYGKLGAHLFGYVGVIDEDEYQARKRMGYSPNDVTGKDGLENAYDRELHGRAGGEEVEVNASGALVRRLKPLDPVPGDTLVTTIDWRLQKIVEKNLAAELAKWGKGVGRRLSGAVVVIDPSNGGVLALASMPEFNPNEFATPIDEKEYNRLLSDKLNPLYDRAIGAASPTGSTFKMVTGTGAISSGVIKPHQVLYDSGAWYCYGTLFRDIAAGGIGTVGFERALAASSDGYFYQLGWRLQNERLRYYATQYGIGSKLGIDLPGEYPGNWPTEEWVQATFGKGYHLEKSDACQLAIGQGSMQATPLQIASVAATVANGGTLYKPHIVAQIRSPRGKVLWRVGREVIRKVPVTQESIKEVQVGMSQVTKPWGTAYGLEIPGLPFSGKTGTAETEGGNGPNTTWFVAWAPSDHPKIAMAVFMEKSGGYGASVAAPIAQHVIAEYFHRKIPPI
- the mreD gene encoding rod shape-determining protein MreD, which gives rise to MSSFYRSKYRSIEISVGPAYWPVLGWTALLAFAQTVVVPLFAFRGAVPSLVTIAVVLYASRAGARRGALLGLPAGLLEDVFAGTGGGWTLATTVVGLLAGGFSRRMFADGAFVPAVLCGLAVLVRDLIFWATMRLEGFPPGFAVAHLHASLWRALLTALIAFVWLVVRGRLVSDKTTIQRYGYD
- a CDS encoding rod shape-determining protein MreC, which codes for MSAYFQLAATWVVNGVRGGAGAVARTPGLASENAKLRAQNAALLEENDELQERLARIPAAQDLARAKLAHPGGIEATVIGYDPEATTHVLTIDRGVKDGVHRDDGVVTGRGAVGRIVEVAPLSSKVLLVTDATSKLPAVVQHGRWWAIAVGTSTRVKLQYVSQDAKLHVGDRVVTGEGRSFHAGVLIGRIKYIEPTSAGALDQTAIVQPAADLGALSRVLVLPQ